A single Pseudodesulfovibrio aespoeensis Aspo-2 DNA region contains:
- a CDS encoding 2-amino-3,7-dideoxy-D-threo-hept-6-ulosonate synthase has translation MHIGKAIRLERIFNRDTRRTIIVPMDHGVTVGPIPGLEKMRDTVTSLVAGGANAGLVHKGQVKLGHRMQGRDFGLIVHLSAGTVLSPFPNVKRLVTTVEEAIRLGADGVSVHVNLGDETEGQMLADLGAVAASAAEWGMPLLAMVYARGPKVRDEYAPQMVAHCARVGAELGADVVKVNYTGDAESFARVVECACVPVVIAGGPKLDSTRDFLSMVRVSIDAGGSGLSVGRNVFQHRDPTRLVQVLNRVVHEGMSVDEALDGFEDVQ, from the coding sequence CATGGACCACGGGGTGACTGTCGGCCCCATCCCCGGTCTTGAGAAGATGCGCGACACCGTCACCAGCCTCGTGGCTGGCGGAGCCAATGCTGGGCTGGTCCACAAGGGCCAGGTCAAGCTCGGCCACCGCATGCAGGGGCGCGATTTCGGGCTCATCGTCCATCTGTCGGCAGGCACGGTCCTGTCGCCGTTTCCCAACGTCAAACGGCTGGTGACCACGGTTGAGGAGGCCATCCGCCTGGGCGCGGACGGCGTCAGCGTCCATGTCAACCTGGGCGACGAGACCGAGGGGCAGATGCTCGCCGATCTCGGCGCGGTGGCCGCCTCGGCTGCCGAGTGGGGCATGCCGCTCTTGGCCATGGTCTACGCGCGTGGTCCCAAGGTGCGCGACGAGTACGCCCCGCAGATGGTGGCCCACTGCGCCAGGGTCGGGGCCGAGCTGGGCGCGGACGTGGTCAAGGTCAACTACACCGGCGATGCCGAGAGCTTTGCCCGCGTGGTCGAGTGCGCCTGCGTGCCTGTGGTCATCGCGGGCGGTCCCAAGCTCGATTCGACCAGGGACTTCCTGAGCATGGTCCGGGTTTCCATCGACGCGGGCGGCTCCGGGCTGTCTGTGGGCCGCAACGTGTTCCAGCACCGCGACCCCACGCGGCTGGTCCAGGTGCTCAACCGGGTGGTTCACGAGGGAATGAGCGTGGACGAGGCGTTGGACGGCTTCGAGGACGTGCAGTAG
- a CDS encoding HEAT repeat domain-containing protein translates to MQFAIRHISLCALCLLILAAPGLAAPASDPIRPLAVALGGTDPAARNEAAARIRAMGLAAMAGLTDTVRTGSAAERRGAALGLGLLPAPELAGDAILAALADPDMAVRSMGAHSAAVAGPPLAPRLVDLLSDPDARTRDAAAYALSLMGARAVPALADGLTAADPFARSKAAWMLGHMGDAAQPAVPALIRALDIDDPRVVHVVAEAIDLIGPPPALVWHHLMLLGARPTGFPLARMGSGAAPVLVQLLDRPGTPLAQIAFRALLAIGPDAAPALYRAVETGTPSQRTGAALLLSDIDPDSVLTLPDDLRLSLSGARHDQ, encoded by the coding sequence ATGCAGTTTGCCATTCGACATATTTCGCTCTGCGCCCTGTGCCTGCTGATCCTGGCCGCGCCCGGCCTCGCGGCCCCGGCATCAGACCCGATACGACCCCTGGCTGTGGCCCTGGGCGGCACGGACCCTGCCGCGCGCAACGAGGCCGCAGCCCGGATCAGGGCCATGGGACTGGCCGCCATGGCCGGGCTGACCGATACGGTGCGCACCGGCTCCGCTGCCGAGCGGCGCGGCGCGGCCCTGGGCCTTGGGCTGCTGCCCGCGCCGGAACTGGCCGGGGATGCCATCCTCGCTGCCCTGGCCGACCCGGATATGGCCGTGCGCAGCATGGGTGCCCATTCCGCTGCCGTGGCCGGGCCGCCCCTGGCTCCCAGGCTCGTGGACCTGTTGAGCGACCCCGATGCCCGGACACGCGACGCCGCAGCCTACGCTTTGAGCCTCATGGGCGCGCGGGCCGTTCCGGCCCTGGCCGACGGACTGACCGCCGCCGATCCCTTTGCCCGGTCCAAGGCGGCCTGGATGTTGGGCCACATGGGGGATGCGGCCCAGCCCGCCGTCCCGGCCCTGATCCGCGCCCTGGACATTGACGACCCGCGCGTGGTCCATGTGGTGGCCGAGGCCATCGACCTCATCGGGCCGCCGCCCGCCCTGGTCTGGCACCACCTCATGCTCCTGGGCGCCCGGCCCACCGGCTTTCCCCTGGCCCGGATGGGCTCTGGCGCCGCGCCCGTGCTGGTCCAGCTCCTGGACCGCCCCGGTACGCCCCTGGCCCAGATCGCCTTCCGCGCCCTGCTGGCAATCGGGCCGGATGCGGCCCCGGCCCTGTACCGCGCCGTGGAGACAGGCACGCCCAGCCAGCGCACCGGCGCGGCCCTGCTCCTGTCCGACATAGACCCGGACTCGGTCCTGACCCTGCCCGACGACCTGCGTCTGTCCCTGTCCGGGGCCAGACATGACCAATAG
- a CDS encoding S24 family peptidase, which translates to MGFTEDVREALLSRIGRGKRYPNNKRMADELGIDPSQLNRFLKQERGLNADSLGHILDRIGVSLVFGDEPADAAREVCFRLPEKTQAIGAPDPQPDDYLAVPLASSPVAAGPGLIPEDKVEGWVLVWRHQESIRFRSNLVAVEIGKNELSMVPTLHPGDIVLVDRNDRDPSPAGKIMLVCEPGPEGGTMVKRVNTKRLDGDLELIFYSDNSRDFPPVTYRLGRDYDDDITRAIGGNVVWAWSDMTRK; encoded by the coding sequence ATGGGATTCACCGAAGACGTGCGGGAGGCGCTCCTCAGCCGGATAGGCCGGGGCAAGCGGTACCCGAACAACAAGCGCATGGCCGACGAACTGGGCATCGACCCGTCGCAGCTCAACCGATTCCTCAAGCAGGAGCGTGGGCTCAACGCGGATTCGCTGGGCCACATCCTGGACCGCATCGGCGTGTCGCTGGTCTTTGGCGACGAGCCTGCGGACGCGGCCAGGGAGGTCTGCTTCCGCCTGCCGGAAAAGACCCAGGCCATTGGCGCGCCCGATCCGCAGCCGGACGACTATCTGGCCGTGCCCCTGGCCAGCTCGCCCGTGGCCGCCGGGCCGGGCCTGATTCCCGAAGACAAGGTGGAGGGCTGGGTGCTCGTCTGGCGGCACCAGGAGTCCATCCGCTTCCGGTCCAACCTGGTGGCTGTCGAGATCGGCAAGAACGAGCTGTCCATGGTCCCCACCCTGCACCCCGGCGACATCGTCCTGGTGGACCGCAACGACCGCGATCCAAGCCCGGCGGGCAAGATCATGCTCGTCTGCGAACCCGGCCCCGAGGGCGGCACCATGGTCAAGCGGGTCAACACCAAGCGGCTCGACGGCGACCTCGAACTGATCTTCTACTCGGACAACAGCCGCGACTTCCCCCCTGTCACCTACCGGCTGGGGCGCGACTACGACGACGACATCACCCGCGCCATCGGCGGCAACGTGGTCTGGGCGTGGAGCGACATGACCAGGAAATAG
- a CDS encoding DUF5675 family protein: MTDKFELIRLESNEAGTFGALCHGGQVFCLTLEPPDRNNAPDISCIPAGRYNCRRVRSPRFGPTFEVTGVPGRTHILFHQGNVAADTNGCVLLGSRYGALGRVRGVLDSGAAFGAFMARCDGLDGFELTISRTQGEG; this comes from the coding sequence GTGACTGACAAATTTGAACTTATACGATTGGAAAGCAACGAGGCCGGAACCTTTGGCGCGCTCTGCCATGGCGGCCAGGTTTTCTGCCTGACCCTGGAACCGCCGGATCGGAACAATGCACCGGACATCTCCTGCATCCCGGCCGGGCGGTACAATTGCCGCCGGGTGCGTTCGCCGCGCTTTGGCCCCACCTTTGAGGTGACTGGCGTGCCAGGGCGCACGCACATCCTCTTTCACCAGGGCAACGTGGCCGCCGACACCAACGGCTGCGTGTTGCTTGGCTCGCGCTACGGCGCACTGGGCCGGGTGCGCGGCGTGCTCGATTCCGGGGCGGCCTTCGGGGCCTTCATGGCCCGGTGCGACGGCCTTGACGGATTCGAACTGACCATCAGCAGAACGCAGGGGGAGGGGTGA
- a CDS encoding SH3 domain-containing protein: protein MIKIPFSGVSCLHPVRSVWRGACLPARSLACGLTILLTLLLALGACSPRLKDGPVADLLTLHQDAGAYHGLDPDTLLVSQEAQAASYTSFLDAHFAPWGRTKALITADEAYWGFAAYGNARIYGENTLPRAPEWLENMREYARQDQYPSMSRRAIAVTNANMRVLPTSPPSFHDPSRAGEGFPFDIMQNSLLLAGTPLLATHTSADRAWVLVESRFTFGWVRATDIAWVDDGFEKFFRTGSYGTITRDDVPVLDCDGNYRFTTHIGAILPMLEGGFGNNGIAFVIPVRGQRGEAVAQVAFLPESVAQNAPVPATPANFTRLINAMLGRPYGWGGLYEGRDCSQAVMDLMAAFGIMLPRNSSPQAKVGEVVTLAGLDRQSKKQVIMDRATPFLTLVGKPGHIMLYLGQLDGEPVVFHAVWGLKTMTGDKPGRKIIGGAVITTLEPGLELPTLARPEGIILETVTSINTLCAPASTDGK from the coding sequence ATGATCAAAATCCCGTTCTCCGGTGTCTCCTGCCTCCACCCTGTGCGCTCCGTCTGGCGCGGCGCCTGCCTTCCGGCGCGCTCCCTGGCCTGTGGACTGACAATACTCCTGACGCTGCTCCTGGCCCTGGGTGCCTGTTCGCCGCGCCTCAAGGACGGCCCTGTGGCCGATCTGCTCACCCTGCACCAGGATGCCGGGGCCTATCATGGGCTTGATCCGGATACCCTCCTCGTCTCGCAGGAAGCACAGGCCGCGAGCTACACCAGCTTTCTCGACGCCCACTTCGCCCCCTGGGGCAGAACCAAGGCGTTGATCACAGCGGACGAGGCGTACTGGGGTTTTGCCGCCTACGGCAACGCCCGGATATACGGCGAGAACACCCTGCCCCGCGCCCCGGAATGGCTGGAAAACATGCGCGAATACGCCCGCCAGGACCAGTACCCGTCCATGAGCCGCCGGGCCATTGCCGTGACCAACGCCAACATGCGCGTGCTGCCCACGTCCCCCCCCTCGTTCCACGACCCGTCGCGGGCGGGCGAGGGCTTCCCCTTTGACATCATGCAGAATTCGCTGCTCCTGGCCGGAACCCCGCTCCTGGCCACCCACACCAGCGCGGACCGGGCCTGGGTGCTGGTCGAGAGCCGGTTCACCTTCGGCTGGGTCAGGGCCACGGACATCGCCTGGGTGGACGACGGGTTCGAGAAATTCTTCCGCACCGGCAGCTACGGGACAATCACCCGCGACGACGTGCCCGTGCTCGACTGCGACGGCAACTACCGCTTCACCACCCACATCGGCGCCATCCTGCCCATGCTTGAAGGCGGCTTTGGCAACAACGGCATCGCCTTTGTCATCCCGGTGCGCGGCCAGCGCGGCGAGGCCGTGGCCCAGGTGGCCTTCCTGCCCGAATCCGTGGCCCAAAACGCGCCTGTTCCGGCCACGCCCGCCAACTTTACCCGGCTGATCAACGCCATGCTCGGCAGGCCCTACGGCTGGGGCGGCCTCTACGAGGGGCGCGACTGCTCCCAGGCGGTCATGGACCTGATGGCCGCCTTTGGCATCATGCTGCCGCGCAATTCGAGCCCGCAGGCCAAGGTGGGCGAGGTGGTCACTCTGGCCGGGCTCGACCGGCAGTCCAAAAAACAGGTCATCATGGACCGGGCCACGCCATTCCTGACCCTGGTGGGCAAGCCGGGCCACATCATGCTCTACCTCGGCCAGCTGGACGGCGAGCCCGTGGTCTTTCACGCGGTCTGGGGGCTCAAGACCATGACCGGCGACAAGCCCGGACGCAAGATCATCGGCGGCGCGGTCATCACCACCCTGGAGCCGGGGCTGGAATTGCCCACCCTCGCCCGGCCAGAAGGCATCATTCTGGAGACGGTCACCTCCATCAACACCCTGTGCGCCCCGGCCTCCACGGACGGCAAATAA
- a CDS encoding flavin reductase family protein produces MKKSLGAATLAQPTPTWAVGSYDTDGKPNAMIAAWGGICSSQPPCLTVSVRPGRHTFAGIMHHKAFTVSVCPQWLVAEADYLGIVSGRKTDKFAATGLTPVRSELVDAPYIDEFPLVIECALIHTYELGAHTMMVGEIKDVKCDHDKLLEDKHPDLTKVLPLIYAPGAGTYHGVGPALAKGFSAGKKFMK; encoded by the coding sequence ATGAAAAAATCCCTTGGAGCCGCCACCCTGGCCCAACCCACCCCGACCTGGGCCGTGGGCTCCTACGACACCGACGGCAAGCCAAACGCCATGATCGCGGCCTGGGGCGGCATCTGCTCCTCCCAGCCGCCCTGCCTGACCGTGTCCGTGCGCCCTGGCCGCCACACCTTTGCGGGCATCATGCACCACAAGGCGTTCACAGTCAGCGTCTGCCCGCAGTGGCTGGTGGCCGAGGCCGACTACCTGGGCATCGTCTCGGGCCGCAAGACCGACAAGTTCGCGGCCACGGGGTTGACCCCGGTGCGCAGCGAGCTGGTGGACGCGCCCTATATCGACGAATTCCCGCTGGTGATCGAGTGCGCGCTGATCCACACCTATGAGCTGGGCGCGCACACCATGATGGTGGGCGAGATCAAGGACGTGAAGTGCGACCACGACAAGCTCCTGGAGGACAAGCATCCGGACCTGACCAAGGTGCTGCCCCTGATCTATGCGCCGGGCGCAGGCACCTACCACGGCGTCGGCCCGGCCCTGGCCAAGGGATTCAGCGCGGGCAAGAAGTTCATGAAATGA
- a CDS encoding methyl-accepting chemotaxis protein yields MLIVALGGWAFFGITSIVGDAEEVIGGNALRGNFTEKVVDHLKWAEKVNELLTNTDVHTLDVQTDPRQCAFGKWYYSDARIKAEQMVPGIKPLLAEIEAHHNALHASAVEIGSKYAPADVQLGSYLREKKLDHLNWMAVIRDTFLSQSGQAATVQTDPHKCNLGVWLYAPETERQMRADPEFGTRVQAIFDPHAALHESAIEINELLEEGDRTAALRYFMDTTAPLAQETLAAIDGMIGLLDSRQKGYDEAKQVFAAVTIPELNQVQRLLNESMTVISRDIMTDEVMLKHASETESGVVIFNAVAVVLGVFLAWIIARGIIGPLRKGMEFAQTVATGDLRATVDISQDDEVGQLASSLTDMANHLNRVVGDVNSVAEGVSAGSEELSAAAQSLSQSVTEQASSIEEISASMEEMSAGVRSNTDNARQTETIANKAAQGASESGLAVTEAVSALKSIAERITIIQDIARQTNLLALNAAIEAARAGEHGKGFAVVAAEVRQLAERSGHAAEEIGELSDTSMGVADKAGRMLQELVPQISRTAELIQEITASCMEQDKGVNEISLAIGQLDKVIQGNASASEEMASTSEELSAQAQALAHAMTFFKVDGSGPQTRKATVTASRGQRTALPASSGSDAAKAAKARRGAPPALAAGVDLDMDRDDYERF; encoded by the coding sequence TTGCTGATTGTCGCCCTTGGCGGCTGGGCCTTCTTCGGCATCACCAGCATCGTGGGCGATGCCGAGGAGGTGATCGGCGGCAACGCCCTACGCGGCAATTTCACCGAAAAGGTGGTCGATCACCTCAAATGGGCTGAAAAGGTCAATGAACTGCTGACCAACACCGACGTCCACACTCTGGACGTGCAGACCGACCCCCGCCAGTGCGCCTTTGGCAAATGGTACTACAGCGACGCCAGAATCAAGGCCGAGCAGATGGTGCCGGGCATCAAGCCGCTCCTGGCCGAGATCGAGGCCCACCACAACGCGCTCCACGCCTCTGCAGTGGAGATCGGGAGCAAGTATGCCCCGGCTGACGTGCAGCTCGGCTCCTATCTGCGCGAGAAGAAACTCGACCACCTCAACTGGATGGCCGTCATCCGCGACACCTTCCTCAGCCAGTCCGGGCAGGCTGCCACGGTGCAGACCGATCCGCACAAGTGCAACCTGGGCGTGTGGCTCTACGCGCCCGAAACCGAAAGGCAGATGCGCGCGGACCCGGAGTTCGGGACGCGGGTGCAGGCCATCTTTGACCCCCATGCCGCCCTGCACGAGTCCGCCATCGAGATCAACGAGCTGCTGGAAGAGGGGGACAGGACCGCCGCCCTGCGTTATTTCATGGACACCACCGCGCCCCTGGCCCAGGAGACCCTGGCCGCCATCGACGGCATGATCGGCCTGCTCGACAGCCGCCAGAAGGGATATGACGAGGCCAAACAGGTGTTCGCCGCCGTGACCATCCCGGAGCTGAACCAGGTCCAGCGACTGCTCAACGAGAGCATGACCGTCATCTCCAGGGACATCATGACCGACGAGGTGATGCTGAAACACGCTTCGGAAACAGAGTCCGGCGTGGTCATCTTCAACGCCGTGGCCGTGGTCCTGGGCGTGTTCCTGGCCTGGATCATCGCCAGAGGCATCATCGGCCCGCTGCGCAAGGGCATGGAATTCGCCCAGACCGTGGCCACCGGCGACCTGCGCGCCACCGTGGACATCAGCCAGGACGACGAGGTGGGCCAGCTTGCCTCCTCCCTGACGGACATGGCCAACCACCTCAACCGGGTGGTGGGCGATGTCAACTCCGTGGCCGAAGGCGTGTCCGCAGGCAGCGAGGAGCTTTCCGCCGCAGCCCAGTCCCTGTCCCAGTCCGTCACCGAGCAGGCCTCCTCCATCGAGGAGATATCCGCCTCCATGGAAGAAATGAGCGCAGGCGTGCGCTCCAACACGGACAACGCCCGGCAGACCGAGACCATTGCCAACAAGGCCGCCCAGGGAGCCAGCGAGAGCGGCCTGGCCGTGACCGAGGCCGTGAGCGCCCTGAAGAGCATTGCCGAGCGCATCACCATCATCCAGGACATCGCCCGTCAGACCAACCTGCTGGCCCTCAACGCGGCCATCGAGGCGGCCAGGGCGGGTGAGCACGGCAAGGGCTTTGCCGTGGTCGCCGCCGAGGTGCGCCAACTGGCCGAGCGCAGCGGGCACGCCGCCGAGGAGATCGGCGAGCTCTCGGACACCTCCATGGGCGTGGCCGACAAGGCCGGGCGCATGCTCCAGGAGCTCGTCCCACAGATCAGCCGGACCGCCGAACTGATCCAGGAGATCACAGCCAGTTGCATGGAGCAGGACAAGGGCGTCAACGAGATCAGCCTTGCCATCGGCCAGCTCGACAAGGTCATCCAGGGCAATGCCTCGGCCTCGGAGGAAATGGCCTCCACCTCTGAAGAATTGTCCGCCCAGGCCCAGGCCCTGGCCCACGCCATGACCTTCTTCAAGGTGGACGGCAGTGGACCCCAGACCCGCAAGGCCACAGTGACTGCCAGCCGCGGGCAGCGGACCGCCCTGCCCGCCTCATCCGGCTCGGACGCTGCCAAGGCGGCCAAGGCCAGACGGGGCGCACCGCCCGCCCTGGCCGCCGGCGTCGACCTGGACATGGACAGGGACGACTACGAGCGCTTCTAG
- a CDS encoding HD-GYP domain-containing protein, producing the protein MKDIHLLDLINGASGALDYVSSTVTGHHRRVGVGAVAVGGAMGLGLRDTTDLLNASLLHDIGAFSLDLRLDGLDFDTDHTDHARAGYRLLKLHPILDRVAELVLLHHTPWRRLPAYRDPMVPLLANIVNLVDRVDVLNHKGPRRIDRQRIRETIRANAGAIFAPEAVTAFLDLSASAAFWDRMSAPWDHVREGIDTPLADDVIPHDQLIQFSRFFSLIIDFRSRHTATHSQGVAETAATLARLTGMTGQDQERIRLAANLHDIGKLAVPVVLLDKPSTLTPDEFATVRHHASVCETILHTVPGLEDIADWASQHHERTDGSGYPRGLSRDQLSLGSRVMGVADVFTAITEDRPYRQGMTPAQSTAVLRDMARTGSLDADLVTLLLDNFKTMAEVRHAVQEAALARFEQFRAA; encoded by the coding sequence ATGAAAGACATTCACCTGCTCGACCTGATCAACGGGGCCTCGGGTGCCCTGGACTATGTCAGTTCCACGGTCACGGGCCACCACCGGCGGGTGGGCGTCGGGGCCGTAGCGGTCGGCGGGGCCATGGGCCTTGGCCTGCGCGACACCACGGACCTGCTGAACGCCTCGCTGCTCCACGACATCGGCGCGTTCTCCCTCGATCTGCGGCTCGACGGGCTTGATTTCGACACCGACCACACGGACCACGCCCGCGCCGGATACCGGCTGCTCAAGCTGCACCCGATCCTGGACCGCGTGGCCGAGCTGGTCCTGCTCCACCACACCCCCTGGCGCCGCCTGCCCGCATACCGCGACCCCATGGTTCCCCTGCTGGCCAACATCGTCAATCTGGTGGACCGGGTGGATGTGCTCAACCACAAGGGACCGAGACGAATCGACAGACAGCGCATCCGCGAAACCATCAGGGCCAACGCGGGCGCCATCTTCGCGCCCGAGGCCGTGACCGCCTTTCTCGACCTCTCGGCCAGCGCCGCATTCTGGGACCGCATGTCCGCCCCCTGGGACCACGTACGCGAGGGCATCGACACCCCTCTGGCCGATGATGTCATCCCCCACGATCAACTGATCCAGTTTTCCAGGTTCTTCTCCCTGATCATCGACTTCAGGAGCCGCCACACGGCCACCCACTCCCAGGGCGTGGCCGAAACCGCTGCCACTCTGGCCAGGCTGACGGGCATGACCGGCCAGGACCAGGAACGCATCCGGCTGGCGGCAAACCTGCACGACATAGGCAAGCTGGCCGTGCCGGTCGTGCTGCTGGACAAGCCAAGCACCCTGACCCCAGACGAATTTGCCACCGTGCGCCACCACGCCTCGGTCTGCGAAACCATTCTGCACACCGTACCGGGCCTTGAGGACATTGCCGACTGGGCCAGCCAGCACCATGAGCGGACAGACGGCTCCGGCTATCCCCGCGGCCTGAGCCGCGACCAGCTCTCCCTGGGCAGCCGCGTGATGGGCGTGGCCGATGTCTTCACGGCCATCACCGAGGACCGACCCTATAGGCAGGGCATGACCCCGGCCCAGTCCACGGCAGTGCTGCGCGACATGGCCCGAACCGGCTCCCTGGACGCGGACCTCGTCACCCTGCTGCTCGACAACTTCAAGACCATGGCCGAGGTGCGCCACGCAGTTCAAGAGGCAGCCCTCGCCCGGTTCGAACAGTTCCGGGCAGCTTGA